Proteins from one Penicillium digitatum chromosome 2, complete sequence genomic window:
- a CDS encoding S-adenosyl-L-methionine dependent methyltransferase, predicted, whose protein sequence is MESARGLYKNDIDFAALALQSRDFAKHLKLNGQLDFTDPAAVRQLTTTLLQQDFHLKVEIPEDRLCPPVPNRLNYILWLQDLLDSTAGGLKEGYDRDREVVGLDIGTGCVGIYPLLGCATRPGWKFLATDIDSNNIRTSQHNVALNNLESRIQIVSSDPTGPLFPLEKLGRQRLDFTMCNPPFYTSSNELKQSAEQKEREPFSACTGAEVEMVTRGGELAFVKQMIDESLRLRERIQWYTSMLGKLSSINVLVETLIKHGITNFAVTEFEQGSKTKRWAVAWSWGDRRPAMSIARGIPGCPKSLLPFPADYTFTLPSAASIDTATATINAELSSLPWFWVWDQTHSAGTGFAAENVWSRFARRKMKLAGEEGAAKLKVIPAQVALGVRLQIRLVRGEKPEKKEVKVLVRWAQGTDTVLFESFCGMVKRKLESK, encoded by the exons ATGGAATCTGCCCGAGGTCTTTACAAAAATGACATTGATTTTGCAGCCTTGGCGCTGCAATCGCGCGACTTCGCCAAGCA CTTGAAATTAAACGGACAACTGGATTTTACTGATCCAGCCGCTGTCCG ACAACTCACCACCACGCTCCTGCAACAGGATTTTCACCTGAAAGTTGAAATCCCCGAGGACCGACTGTGTCCACCG GTCCCAAACAG ACTAAATTACATCCTCTGGCTGCAAGACCTTCTTGACTCCACCGCAGGAGGACTGAAAGAGGGGTACGACCGAGACCGGGAGGTTGTAGGCCTCGATAT TGGAACAGGATGTGTTGGTATCTACCCCCTATTGGGCTGTGCCACACGGCCGGGGTGGAAATTTCTAGCGACAG ACATCGACTCGAACAATATCCGCACCTCCCAGCACAATGTGGCTTTGAACAACCTTGAATCACGAATTCAGATTGTAAGTTCTGACCCCACTGGACCACTCTTTCCGCTGGAAAAACTAGGGCGTCAACG CCTTGATTTCACAATGTGCAACCCACCCTTTTACACCTCGTCCAATGAACTCAAGCAATCTGCTGAGCAGAAAGAACGAGAGCCCTTCTCT GCCTGCACCGGCGCCGAAGTCGAAATGGTGACCCGCGGCGGAGAATTAGCTTTTGTCAAGCAAATGATCGACGAGAGTCTCCGCCTGCGCGAGCGTATTCAGTGGTACACATCCATGCTCGGAAAACTGAGCAGTATCAATGTACTTGTAGAGACACTGATCAAgcatggcatcaccaatttcgCAGTAACCGAGTTCGAGCAGGGAAGCAAGACGAAGCGCTGGGCCGTGGCGTGGTCATGGGGAGACCGAAGGCCTGCCATG AGCATTGCGCGTGGAATCCCTGGGTGTCCGAAGAGTCTTTTGCCTTTCCCTGCAGACTACACATTCACACTACCATCTGCCGCATCTATTGACACCGCTACTGCGACTATAAATGCAGAGCTCAGCTCATTGCCTTGGTTCTGGGTTTGGGATCAGACCCATTCTGCGGGGACGGGATTTGCTGCTGAGAATGTGTGGTCGAGATTCGCTCGACGGAAGATGAAACTTGCCGGTGAAGAGGGTGCGGCTAAATTGAAGGTGATTCCCGCCCAGGTGGCGCTGGGAGTACGTCTGCAGATAAGGCTGGTCCGAGGAGAGAAACCGGAGAAAAAAGAGGTGAAAGTTTTGGTCCGCTGGGCCCAGGGGACAGACACCGTCTTGTTCGAGAGCTTTTGCGGGATGGTGAAGAGAAAGTTGGAATCAAAATAA
- a CDS encoding Major facilitator superfamily domain, general substrate transporter: protein MTLSQLSSTETLKDPGVTIQSFNPSPNVSPRDEKSVSVSSSPANSTDAESQAPAPPPYHVFTRSRKLWIVIIVSFAAIFSPLSSNIYFPALTDVANELNISTSLATLTVTVYMIVQGLAPSFWGSFSDVLGRRVLFMGTFGVYIVSNIALAVSTNYGELMAFRALQAAGSAATISLGAGVIGDITTSAERGSLIGIFGGVRMLGQGVGPVFGGILSQYLGFRSIFWFLAIASGISLFSIIFFLPETLRSIAGNGTVPLKGINKPIIYTICGQKDAQENSTPSGKKGKVTFNTMLTPLQFLFEKDVFITLLYGSIVYTVWSMVTSSTSDLFEKHYDLNTLEVGLTFLGNGFGCMTGSYTIGYLMDFNHKRTEREYCQQHSLPLDTRINLKSHPDFPIEYARTRNTLWITAIFIVCVAVYGVSLRTHLAVPIILQFIIAYGSTAIFTINSALVIDLYPGASASATAINNLMRCLIGAAGVAAAPSIIDALTAQFAFVMLAGITLAMAPLLMVETKWGYGWRIERQERLKKKEVSG, encoded by the exons ATGACTTTGTCCCAGCTCAGTTCAACAGAAACCCTCAAGGATCCTGGGGTCACAATCCAGTCGTTTAACCCAAGCCCTAATGTCTCTCCTCGGGATGAGAAATCTGTCTCGGtatcatcatcaccagcaAATTCAACCGACGCTGAAAGCCAAGCCCCGGCACCACCACCATACCATGTGTTTACTCGGTCTCGCAAGTTGTGGATCGTCATTATTGTCTCTTTCGCCGCCATCTTCTCGCCGCTTTCTTCAAACATCTACTTCCCTGCGCTTACAGACGTTGCAAAT GAACTCAACATCTCCACGTCTCTGGCCACGTTAACCGTCACAGTATATATGATTGTTCAAGGTCTTGCCCCGAGCTTTTGGGGTTCTTTCTCCGATGTGTTGGGTCGCCGTGTGCTTTTCATGGGAACGTTTGGCGTATACATTGTTTCGAACATTGCTTTGGCTGTCTCTACCAACTATGGTGAGCTCATGGCTTTCCGAGCGCTGCAGGCCGCCGGAAGTGCAGCAACGATCTCCCTTG GAGCTGGTGTCATTGGTGATATTACCACATCGGCGGAGCGAGGCAGCTTGATTGGAATCTTTGGTGGTG TCCGCATGTTGGGCCAGGGAGTTGGACCAGTATTCGGTGGAATTCTTTCTCAGTACCTTGGCTTCCGATCTATCTTCTGGTTCTTGGCTATTGCATCAGGAATCAGTCTTTTCTCGATCATTTTCTTCCTCCCTGAAACACTCCGTTCTATCGCTGGCAATGGCACGGTTCCCCTGAAAGGCATCAACAAGCCAATCATCTACACCATTTGCGGGCAGAAGGATGCCCAGGAGAACTCGACCCCCTCCGGAAAGAAGGGCAAAGTGACCTTTAACACCATGCTGACACCCCTCCAATTTCTATTTGAAAAGGATGTCTTCATCACCTTGTTGTACGGCAGCATTGTGTACACAGTCTGGTCGATGGTAACTTCCTCGACATCCGACCTATTTGAAAAACATTATGACTTGAACACGCTGGAAGTTGGCCTAACCTTTCTCGGCAATGGTTTCGGGTGCATGACCGGCTCCTATACAATCGGATATCTCATGGACTTCAACCACAAGCGAACCGAACGCGAATACTGTCAGCAGCACAGCCTTCCCCTTGATACTCGTATCAACTTGAAGAGCCACCCTGATTTCCCCATCGAGTACGCCCGCACACGCAACACTTTGTGGATCACTGCTATCTTCATAGTCTGTGTCGCCGTCTACGGAGTTTCCCTTCGCACACATCTTGCCGTCCCCATTATTCTGCAGTTTATCATAGCTTATGGCTCTACTGCTATCTTCACCATCAACAGCGCCCTTGTCATCGACTTGTACCCAGGTGCAAGTGCCAGTGCAACGGCAATCAACAACCTGATGAGGTGTCTGATTGGTGCTGCCGGTGTCGCGGCTGCTCCATCCATCATTGATGCTCTCACTGCCCAGTTCGCATTTGTCATGCTCGCTGGCATTACCCTCGCGATGGCCCCTCTTCTCATGGTTGAGACGAAGTGGGGCTATGGATGGCGTATTGAGCGCCAAGAGCGCCTTAAAAAGAAGGAAGTTTCGGGTTAA